In Flavobacteriales bacterium, the genomic stretch GATAAGGAAATTACGTCCGTAACCATCTTTTACAGATACGATTTCATCTTTATCTCCTAAATTATCTACATTTTTCTTTAATAAAACTTCCATGATATGCCCTCCTTATTTTAATTGATCCGCAAGATATGGTAAAATCGCTAAATGACGAGCTCTCTTAACTGCTTGAGCTACTTTCTTTTGATATTTAGCAGAGTTTCCTGTTATTCTTCTTGGTAAAATTTTACCTTGTTCGTTAATAAATTTCAATAAAAACTCAGGATCTTTATAATCTACATATTTAATCCCTAATTTTTTGAATCTACAATATTTATCGCTTTTAACGTCAATACTAATTGGCGTTAAATATCTGATATCTGAATCTTTTCCAGCCATTTCTGATCTTTTTTAATGTTTTTAATTAAGCTTTAGCTTTACTTCTTCTTCTTTCTGCGAAAGCAACATGGTGCTTATCCATTTTAGTTGTTAAGAAACGTAAAATACGCTCGTCACGTCTAAATGCAAGTTCTAATTTTTCTACAACATCACCAGCTCCTTCAAACTGAAATAATGTATAAAAACCTGTTGATTTCTTTTGAATTGGATATGCCATTTTTTTCAATCCCCAATTCTCCGTTTGAGAAAGCTTCGCTCCAGCATCTTTAAGAACGCTCTGGAATTTCTCTACTGCTTCCTTTACCTGAACATCAGATAAAACGGGAGTTAAAATGAAAACAGTTTCGTAATTGTTCATAATAATTTGTTTTAAATAATTCTAATCCGCACACTTTGTACGGCCTGCAAAAGTAATCCTTTTTTATTTATTAACAAAACAATCTATTATTTTACTTCCATTTCTAAATTAAAACCGTTTCTATACTTAGCCAAATTATACAAATCTTTTCGAAACAGTGCTGCTCTTTTATTCCCCGAAACTCTAATCTCTTTATGGTTATTTGTACTTACTTCCCCCTCATTTCTTAGGATAAAAGTATAGCTTCCCAATTTTAAACTTTCTTTTCTTTTTTCTACTTCTCCAAGGTCTTTTTCTTTTACATGTATTTGTGGAACATGTTTAATAAAACGTCGTTCTTTTTGAACGTAGAAAGCTTCCTGAGGCTTCCAGTCAGATTTTCTCCAATAGGATAATGTTCGAATAGCTAGATCCAAATCATTTACACTTAAGAATTCAACTTCTAATGTGTAGATATATTCTGTTTTATTCAGTTCGTACCTTGCTCCAGTAATTCCTTTTTTCGTCCTTAACTCTTGAACCGCTTTGGCAAGCTCGCTTTCAATTTCATATTGTTTAGGAATACGATGGCCATCAATACTATCCAACTTCATTAAAGTATTGAGTTTAATTTTACTTTGGCTCAAATTAATCGTATAGATAGCTTTTCCTCCTTTGGACTCATTTAGTTCTATTTCTTCTACCACATCTAAGCAACTTATCATAAAGAAAGGAGTTAATAGTAAGAATATTTTAGTTAGACTATGCATATTTTAAAGGTTAAAGTATTTTTTAGTTGAAAGTGTTTTAACATCTTTGTAATACAAAAATAAAATGAATCGGGTGAAAACGCTAAAGTTTGTATTTCTTATTTTGATTACGTGTACTTTAACAAGCAATTTTAGTGCCCAAAAAGTCGGTTTAGTTTTAAGTGGTGGTGGAGCACTTGGCCTTGCACATGTTGGGGCTATAAAAGCCTTGGAGGAACACAACATTCCCATTGATTATATAACAGGGACTAGTGCAGGAGCATTAGTGGGAAGTTTTTATGCTAGTGGATACTCACCACAAGAAATGGAGGCATTAGTGGGAAGCAAACTCTTTTTAAAAATGGCCTTTGGTAAAATTGATAAGGACTTAGATTACTATTACAGAAATCCAGAAAATGATGCTGCTCTTTTAAAAATTTGGTTTGAAAAAGAATTTTCAATTAGTAAAGCTATTCCTACTAACATTACCAATTCAGCTTTACTAGACTTTGAATTTATGACCACCTTTTCAGGTGTCTCTAAAGCTGCAGATTATAACTTCAACAATCTTTTTGTCCCTTTTCGATGCGTTGGCTCTGACGTTAACACTAAACAGGCTGTTATTTTTAACAAAGGACATCTTAACCAAGCTGTGAGAGCTTCCATGACTTTCCCTGGTTACCTGAGGCCTATCAAAGTTGACGGAAAACTTTTATTTGATGGGGGATTGTATAATAATTTCCCTAGTGACATTATGTATAACGACTTTTACCCTGACATTATTATTGGGGTAAACTTATCTGATTCAATTACACCTCCGGATGAAGATGATGTACTTTCTCAACTAAAAAGTATGGTCATTAACAGAAATGACGTTGATATTTTATGTGATAATGGTATTTTAATCTCCCCAAAAGTTTCTATCGGAACCTTTGACTTTGAGGAAGCTCAAACAGCTATTCAAGAGGGCTATGATGCAACCATAAAATCGATGGATGCTATTAAGGCCCAAATAGCCAGAAGAGTGAGTACAGACAGCCTTATTCTTAGAAGAAACAACTTTAAATCTAAAGTTGCCCAATTAAACCCAACAATTAACTTAATTACTATTGAGGGAGTTTCAAGTAATCAGGCTCGGTATATCAAGAATGCATTGATTCATCGAAATGAAATTGAGATCGACTTTCACACCTTAAAGGAACGTTTCTTTAAACTTCTTGCTGACGAAAAAATCAAATCATTATACCCTATTGCTAAATACAATCCACACTCTAAAAAATACGAAGTTAAAATCAATGTCATTCCTCAGAAACCCGTTGCTATAAAGTTTGGAGGTGTTTTTTCCTCAAGGCCAATCAACACTGGTTATTTTGGTTTAGAGTACTTAAAACTAGGCAAAATAGGATTAAAACTAAATAGCGATATTCACTTTGGTAAATATTATGGTTCGACGGGAATAGGCATTCAAACAGATTTTAATACCAGAATACCTTTTTACCTCAAAGGGTACGGAGTACTAAACAACTGGGATTATTTTAAAAGTTTTACCACATTCTTTGACGCTGTCAAACCTTCATATATTATTCAAAATGAAAGTTTTTATGGAGGAGAAATTGGCATCCCTTTGGGGAAACAAATCAAGTTGACGTTCAATACTTCCCATGGAATCAATAAAGATAGTTATTATCAAACAGATAATTTTTCTGCAAGTGACACTGCTGACATCACCTACTTTTCTGCGCATGTCAACAGTCTTAGCTTACGCACCTCAACCTTAAATCGAAAAGCTTATTCTTCTGAGGGAAGATTTTTCTCTGTTTCTGGGAAATACATCAAAGGACTAGAAGACTACTACCCAGGAAGTACAGCCAATGCAACAGTAGATCAATTTAACATTCCCCATTACGATTTTTGGTTAACTGCACATTATGAACAATACCTTAAATTCCACAAGAACATTAGACTAGGTATTGAAGTTGAAGCTGTAAACAGCTGGCGAAATCAATTTTTTGGAAATTACACTTCTACTGTTTTAAACGCTCCTATTTATCAGCCATTTCCAGAAAGTAAAACCCACTTTTTTAGAGAATACGCTTCTCATGGTTATGTTGGTCTAGGAGCCAAACTTGTTACACCAATTCGACCGAATATTGATTTACGTGGCGAAGTTTATTTATTCCGCCCTTCAGTCCTTATTGAACGTACGAACACCAATACCGCTAGCTATAATTACAATGTTTCTTTTAACGACTACAGGTATCTTGCTACTGCTAAGCTGGTTTTTCACAGTCCAATTGGCCCACTAGCTTTTGCTGTAAACTATTATGATGCTCAACCCAACTCTCCTTGGAATTTTTCTTTAAACTATGGATATATTTTGTTTAATAAACGATTCATTAAATAATTAGTCAAAACGACTTTAAAGCTATTCTTAATTCAGCCCCGAGCATATTATTATCACCAAACCTACTATAAAAGAATCGTACTGATGCCCCTAGTCTATAGGCTACAACTCCAATTTTATATCTAAGAACATTCAACTTTGAAGCTTCTTTTAAAACCTCAAATTCTGAAAAAGAACTTAATCTATTTAGTTGCACTCCA encodes the following:
- the rpsR gene encoding 30S ribosomal protein S18, with amino-acid sequence MAGKDSDIRYLTPISIDVKSDKYCRFKKLGIKYVDYKDPEFLLKFINEQGKILPRRITGNSAKYQKKVAQAVKRARHLAILPYLADQLK
- the rpsF gene encoding 30S ribosomal protein S6; the protein is MNNYETVFILTPVLSDVQVKEAVEKFQSVLKDAGAKLSQTENWGLKKMAYPIQKKSTGFYTLFQFEGAGDVVEKLELAFRRDERILRFLTTKMDKHHVAFAERRRSKAKA
- a CDS encoding patatin-like phospholipase family protein; this encodes MKTLKFVFLILITCTLTSNFSAQKVGLVLSGGGALGLAHVGAIKALEEHNIPIDYITGTSAGALVGSFYASGYSPQEMEALVGSKLFLKMAFGKIDKDLDYYYRNPENDAALLKIWFEKEFSISKAIPTNITNSALLDFEFMTTFSGVSKAADYNFNNLFVPFRCVGSDVNTKQAVIFNKGHLNQAVRASMTFPGYLRPIKVDGKLLFDGGLYNNFPSDIMYNDFYPDIIIGVNLSDSITPPDEDDVLSQLKSMVINRNDVDILCDNGILISPKVSIGTFDFEEAQTAIQEGYDATIKSMDAIKAQIARRVSTDSLILRRNNFKSKVAQLNPTINLITIEGVSSNQARYIKNALIHRNEIEIDFHTLKERFFKLLADEKIKSLYPIAKYNPHSKKYEVKINVIPQKPVAIKFGGVFSSRPINTGYFGLEYLKLGKIGLKLNSDIHFGKYYGSTGIGIQTDFNTRIPFYLKGYGVLNNWDYFKSFTTFFDAVKPSYIIQNESFYGGEIGIPLGKQIKLTFNTSHGINKDSYYQTDNFSASDTADITYFSAHVNSLSLRTSTLNRKAYSSEGRFFSVSGKYIKGLEDYYPGSTANATVDQFNIPHYDFWLTAHYEQYLKFHKNIRLGIEVEAVNSWRNQFFGNYTSTVLNAPIYQPFPESKTHFFREYASHGYVGLGAKLVTPIRPNIDLRGEVYLFRPSVLIERTNTNTASYNYNVSFNDYRYLATAKLVFHSPIGPLAFAVNYYDAQPNSPWNFSLNYGYILFNKRFIK